The Agaribacterium sp. ZY112 genome includes the window GTTATTATAAAAACCAACGAACAGAAAAAATGGCGCAAATGTGCGCATACTGTAGAGCAAGAAAAGACAATACAGGCCCTCGATTAAAGCCAGGCAAGCTTCCAATTAAGAACAACAGCCTTTCTGCCAAATGGCAACTTTCTGGATCACTAAACATATACGACTGGAGTAGCGAAGAACCTTTTTTCGATACGGTATTACATGGCAGCGATGGCAATCTAGAAACAATCTGGAATGGGCGTAATGCGCACCATAGAACACAACCACACACCAATCTTACTGTTGTCTATACAAGAATGAACAACGACATAGTGATTATTGGTATCGGCAATCACACTGGCAATGGAAACAAGAAATACTCAATCTGTTTTGATGATGGCCAAACAAGACGGTGTGAAAGGAAATAAATAAAACTAGTCTAGCGTGAGAAAACATGAGGGCTCAAAGAGCCCTCTTTCGTATTATATTAGAGCCAATCAATTAGAACACGATCGCGCCAGCATAAGGTCAGCCAAGGCTTTATTTATATCCGCAACAGCAGGCCCTTCAATCATATCGTAATACTTGCCATCCGACTTTCTGTAAGCTCGTTTCAACAAACGACAAGCACGCAGGTCTTTTTTATGCTCAATTGAATATTTCACTTTATTCAGGGTATAAGAAAAAAAGTATTGATTTACTTGCTGCCAAAAATCAACACGACCGGCTCCGCGTATAGAGTTATTATTAATACCAGCATGATAAAGCTCTAAAATAGAATCAATGGAACTAGAGTTTGTAAATTCCAAACCGATTATTAAAGGATCGTGATCCGAAGATCGATATGGGTCCGCAGAAAATAATTCTGTAGCAGCAGGCTTTTCTTCAAACCAGCGCTCTTCTTCATCAAGGACGGTATCATTGTAATCAAGAAGGTTTATTTCATCCGCATTTATATGCCAATCTGTTACACCTGTAACAAAAGGCAATAAGGCCTCATTAGCTAAACCATGGTCGAGATAACCTAGCTGGGCACTAAACACATAACCATAAGCATCTGCACCCACGAAGGTATCAACTAGGTCTGTATAACCAGCATTTTTAAATGCCTGTATAGGACCCTCATTTCGATAAGCGTTTAAATCCCCAATAACAAGGGTCATATCACTGTCGACGCCCGTTGGTTTTGAGGCCAACCACTGTGCTTCTAACTCAGCAGCCATCGTACGGGTTTGGTTACAATTAGCCTGCCCAGTTTCAGGGCTATCATCCCCCTCACCACAACTTGAACCTTTCGACTTTAAGTGGTTTACAGCCACGGTAAATACAGTACCCGAACTTAAATCTTCAAAGCTTTGAGCTATTGCAGGTCTATTTTTAGGCGTACTCGCATTTTTGGGGTTGGTAAAAGCCAAGCTATCTAAAATTGCAGTTTCGCCAGCAGTATTAACGGTAGAGGGCTTATAAATAAACGCCACCGTAATTGCATCCGTACCAACTGTCGCTGTTTCAACTGCAACATAAGGGCCACACTCAACACTAATGGCATTAGCAAGTTCGGCGACAGGGCTTATATCGGTATTAGGCGCTGGGTTTTCTATTTCCATCAGCCCCACAATGTCAGCATCGATCGCACACACTGCCGAAACAATTTTTTGTGTTTGACGGAGTAGTTCACTAGCTGAATGCGCACCTCGACATTCTAATGTGCCACTTGCACCACACCCTGTGCCCGTATCATTGATCGTTGTGAAATAGTTGAGCACATTAAAACTCGCAACTTTTAAACTACCACCCACGTCATCTGGCTGTGATTTACGAGGGTTACTTGCTATAAAATTAATGCCGTAAGCACTAGATGGCCTGATGCGCCATGCAGAAAAAGAGTACTGTAAAACACCGGTAAGTTCATTTACGGTATCACCGCCACGAATATAGCTCTCAGTAGATAAGCCTGGTAGGGGGTAATAAACTGGAGTTTCCGCACTTAAGGCAACATTGTTGCCGTCATAAATATCATCCAAAATAATGGTACGTGCAGCTAAAGCCTCTACGTGTGCACTATAAGCTTGGGCATCAGGAAGATGTTGGTCGGTAAACTGGCGAGGACGGCCACCCTCTGAAAGTACAAGCTGACCGAATTGACCGAGCTGGTAATATTCTGCAACTGAAAGCTGATCACTGAACTGAACTAACATACCCTCTTTCGTTTCATAAAACTCGTCAATATCACCAACAATAGGTAAATCAATTAGTTCATACGAAGGCAATGTTTGGCCTGATGCAAGCACCTTGATATCGCTTTGTTCCGTTGCCCGAATTTGACTCATGCCATAAAATTCGACAGGCATGCCTTGCACGTCAACTAAATCACCTACCGCAACCTCGACGGGACACTGATCACAATAAACAAAAATACCTTCCGAGCTTGCCGGGTTATTGTCAATATCACTGTCTTCTTCTTGAATAAAAAAA containing:
- a CDS encoding ExeM/NucH family extracellular endonuclease; translation: MKKLLLAMAAAALPCIAHADFKIMGVIDGPLPGGVPKAVELLAEVDITDLSIYGLGSANNGGGSDGQEFTFPAVAVPAGEYIYVASEDLGFETFFDGPADFTSGAVSINGDDAIELFRDGSVVDVFGDIHVDGTGQAWDHLDGWAKRDINAPASTVFDVSAWTFSGVNALDNESSNMLAAQAFPLGEEPPTPTVGSGSSPSPSPLSSPSPSAQPVPITITELHYDNEGADEGEGVELSGLAGTDLTGWSLVLYNGNNNSVYDTLTLAAELKSIEGCEEGLLYVPISGIQNGAPDAIALVDNNAEVVEFISYEGSLIAENGPAVGMQSVDIGQVEDNSTAVGHSLQKVEGLWQAPAANTFESCISGEVNLVKIHDIQGDGAQVAISQPVKVSAIVTAVFQAENQADGFFIQEEDSDIDNNPASSEGIFVYCDQCPVEVAVGDLVDVQGMPVEFYGMSQIRATEQSDIKVLASGQTLPSYELIDLPIVGDIDEFYETKEGMLVQFSDQLSVAEYYQLGQFGQLVLSEGGRPRQFTDQHLPDAQAYSAHVEALAARTIILDDIYDGNNVALSAETPVYYPLPGLSTESYIRGGDTVNELTGVLQYSFSAWRIRPSSAYGINFIASNPRKSQPDDVGGSLKVASFNVLNYFTTINDTGTGCGASGTLECRGAHSASELLRQTQKIVSAVCAIDADIVGLMEIENPAPNTDISPVAELANAISVECGPYVAVETATVGTDAITVAFIYKPSTVNTAGETAILDSLAFTNPKNASTPKNRPAIAQSFEDLSSGTVFTVAVNHLKSKGSSCGEGDDSPETGQANCNQTRTMAAELEAQWLASKPTGVDSDMTLVIGDLNAYRNEGPIQAFKNAGYTDLVDTFVGADAYGYVFSAQLGYLDHGLANEALLPFVTGVTDWHINADEINLLDYNDTVLDEEERWFEEKPAATELFSADPYRSSDHDPLIIGLEFTNSSSIDSILELYHAGINNNSIRGAGRVDFWQQVNQYFFSYTLNKVKYSIEHKKDLRACRLLKRAYRKSDGKYYDMIEGPAVADINKALADLMLARSCSN